Proteins found in one Lutimonas zeaxanthinifaciens genomic segment:
- the gap gene encoding type I glyceraldehyde-3-phosphate dehydrogenase: MIKIGINGFGRIGRLAFRIAAQRENVQVVGINDLLDVDYLAYMLKYDSVHGQFDGTVEVKNGKLVVNGNEVRISAERNPEDLKWDEIGAEYVIEATGLFTTKEKAGLHLKAGAKKVIISAPSADAPMYVMGVNHKELSADEAIFSNASCTTNCLAPIAKVLHDNFEITDGLMTTIHATTATQKTVDGPSLKDWRGGRAALHNIIPSSTGAAKAVGKVIPSLNGKLTGMAFRVPTMDVSVVDLTVNLGKSVSYEDVCKAMKDASEGELKGVLGYTEELVVSQDFVSEPRTSVFDAKAGIALTDTFVKVVSWYDNEYGYSTKIVDLLEYSASL, translated from the coding sequence ATGATAAAAATCGGAATTAATGGTTTTGGAAGAATCGGAAGACTGGCTTTCAGAATCGCCGCACAGAGAGAAAATGTTCAAGTTGTGGGTATCAATGATCTTTTAGATGTTGATTATCTGGCTTATATGTTAAAATATGATTCCGTACACGGACAGTTTGACGGAACAGTTGAAGTAAAAAATGGTAAATTAGTTGTAAACGGAAATGAGGTCAGAATTAGTGCTGAACGCAACCCAGAAGATTTAAAATGGGATGAGATCGGAGCTGAATATGTTATAGAGGCTACCGGATTGTTCACCACTAAGGAAAAAGCAGGCCTTCACTTAAAGGCAGGTGCCAAAAAAGTGATCATTTCTGCTCCTTCAGCTGACGCACCAATGTATGTAATGGGCGTAAACCACAAAGAACTTTCAGCTGATGAGGCTATCTTCTCAAATGCTTCATGTACAACAAACTGTTTAGCTCCTATCGCCAAAGTGCTTCATGACAATTTTGAGATCACTGATGGTTTGATGACTACAATTCACGCAACTACTGCAACTCAGAAAACTGTTGACGGACCTTCATTGAAAGACTGGAGAGGTGGTAGAGCTGCACTTCACAATATCATTCCTTCTTCAACAGGAGCTGCAAAAGCCGTTGGTAAGGTGATCCCTTCATTGAACGGAAAACTTACAGGTATGGCTTTCAGAGTTCCTACTATGGACGTTTCTGTGGTTGACCTTACAGTGAATCTTGGAAAAAGCGTTTCTTACGAGGATGTATGTAAAGCCATGAAAGATGCTTCTGAAGGTGAATTGAAAGGTGTACTTGGATACACTGAAGAATTGGTTGTTTCTCAGGATTTCGTGAGTGAGCCAAGAACTTCTGTATTTGATGCCAAAGCAGGTATTGCACTTACAGATACTTTTGTAAAAGTAGTATCCTGGTATGACAATGAATACGGTTATTCAACTAAGATCGTTGATCTTCTTGAGTACTCTGCTTCTTTGTAA
- a CDS encoding 6-phosphofructokinase, with protein sequence MANTKKIKGVIAILTGGGDVPGLNPAIRAITIRANREGYTVLGLRRGWAGITELVRDKKADNSKCFMVLTNDIVNKAGRTGGTFLHSSRTKPSKMPKAHVPEHLKDSYNKDFNDLTPEIIKNLEWLGVDYLIPIGGDDTLSYGVRLYKEGVKVVAIPKTMDNDVPGTDYCIGFSTCVTRTIHMTNNLRTSAGSHERILVMEVFGRYAGFTAMLPAMAGSANRCVIPEYQFDINHLTELLVQDRNDNPSKYSVVLVSEGAMFKGGEMVFQDSEKDMFGHAKLGGIGDLISSEIKGLSANYNNGKTINIINQKLGYLVRGGDPDAVDSIVPMAYGNLALDLILGGFHGRLVVLKNGRYDDVPLDVVTNSKKIVNVDKYYNIKRLRPHYNRFEMKPMFLMAADS encoded by the coding sequence ATGGCAAATACTAAAAAAATAAAAGGCGTTATCGCTATTCTGACCGGCGGGGGAGATGTACCCGGCCTGAACCCGGCTATTCGTGCAATTACGATACGTGCCAATCGAGAAGGATATACGGTTCTTGGCCTGCGCCGTGGATGGGCCGGAATCACAGAACTGGTAAGGGATAAGAAAGCTGATAACAGCAAATGTTTTATGGTCCTTACCAATGATATCGTCAACAAAGCAGGCCGTACCGGTGGAACTTTTTTACATTCATCACGTACCAAGCCTAGTAAAATGCCAAAAGCACATGTCCCGGAGCATTTAAAGGATTCCTACAATAAAGATTTTAATGACCTGACTCCTGAAATTATTAAAAACCTGGAATGGCTGGGAGTGGATTATCTGATACCAATTGGTGGAGATGATACACTAAGCTACGGTGTACGCTTGTATAAAGAAGGGGTAAAAGTCGTGGCTATTCCAAAGACCATGGATAATGACGTACCTGGAACGGATTATTGCATAGGGTTTAGTACCTGTGTTACTCGTACCATCCATATGACCAATAATCTCAGAACATCGGCAGGATCGCATGAAAGAATTCTGGTTATGGAAGTGTTTGGGCGATATGCAGGATTTACAGCTATGTTGCCCGCAATGGCCGGATCAGCTAATCGCTGCGTGATACCAGAATACCAGTTTGACATCAATCACCTGACCGAACTCCTGGTACAGGATAGAAATGATAACCCAAGTAAGTATTCTGTAGTGCTTGTTTCTGAGGGAGCCATGTTCAAAGGAGGTGAAATGGTATTTCAGGATTCCGAAAAGGATATGTTCGGACATGCTAAATTGGGGGGAATAGGTGATCTTATTTCTTCTGAGATCAAAGGCCTTTCTGCAAATTATAACAATGGAAAAACGATCAATATCATTAATCAGAAACTTGGATATCTGGTACGTGGTGGAGATCCTGATGCTGTTGATTCTATAGTACCTATGGCTTACGGAAACCTTGCACTGGATCTGATTCTTGGAGGTTTCCACGGACGTCTGGTTGTTCTCAAGAACGGCCGATATGACGATGTGCCTTTAGATGTGGTCACAAACTCAAAAAAGATCGTTAATGTTGATAAGTATTATAATATCAAGCGCTTAAGGCCTCATTATAACCGATTTGAAATGAAGCCAATGTTCTTGATGGCCGCAGACAGTTAA
- a CDS encoding hydroxymethylglutaryl-CoA lyase, whose product MSEVKIIECPRDAMQGIKSHFIPTAAKAIYINALLKVGFDTVDFGSFVSPKAIPQMRDTAAVLSRLDLSETSSKLLAIVANTRGAEDACAFDEIDYLGFPFSISENFQMRNTGKTIDQSLGTLESIIKLAEKNRKEVVAYLSMGFGNPYGDPWNVDIVAQWTDTLAKMGVKILSLSDTIGVARGEVIGYLFKHLIPKYPEIEFGAHLHTNLGYWHEKVDAAFQAGCNRFDGAIKGYGGCPMAKDELTGNMPTEKLLTYFTSQKVSTGINPLSFETAFNEALNIFN is encoded by the coding sequence ATGAGCGAGGTCAAGATCATAGAATGTCCAAGGGACGCCATGCAGGGGATCAAAAGCCATTTTATTCCTACAGCAGCCAAGGCAATATATATCAATGCATTGTTGAAGGTAGGTTTTGACACGGTCGATTTTGGAAGTTTTGTTTCTCCTAAAGCAATTCCCCAGATGCGCGATACGGCCGCAGTTCTATCAAGACTGGATCTTTCTGAAACCTCCTCTAAATTACTGGCTATTGTTGCCAATACACGTGGTGCAGAGGATGCATGTGCTTTTGACGAGATCGACTATCTTGGTTTCCCTTTTTCCATTTCTGAGAATTTTCAAATGAGAAATACAGGTAAGACCATAGATCAGTCGCTCGGGACCTTGGAAAGTATCATAAAACTGGCCGAAAAGAATCGAAAAGAGGTGGTAGCTTATTTATCTATGGGATTCGGAAATCCTTACGGAGATCCCTGGAATGTTGATATTGTGGCTCAATGGACCGATACACTGGCCAAAATGGGGGTTAAGATTCTTTCCTTATCCGATACGATTGGAGTGGCAAGGGGAGAGGTAATCGGGTATTTATTTAAACATCTGATACCCAAATATCCTGAAATTGAGTTTGGGGCTCACTTACATACGAATCTGGGTTACTGGCATGAAAAAGTTGATGCGGCATTTCAGGCAGGTTGCAATCGTTTTGACGGTGCCATCAAAGGTTATGGCGGTTGTCCTATGGCGAAAGATGAATTGACAGGAAATATGCCCACCGAAAAATTACTGACTTATTTTACTTCACAAAAAGTATCTACCGGAATTAATCCGTTAAGCTTTGAAACAGCATTCAATGAAGCTTTAAATATATTTAACTAA